Proteins from a genomic interval of Microbacterium imperiale:
- a CDS encoding metal ABC transporter permease → MSWADVWDAMFGGLPVYGDILALVQNSVWAGAVLGLVGGLIGVFVLQRDMAFAVHGISELSFAGAAAALLIGVDVVTGSIVGSLIAAALIGWLGSRARDRNSIIGVLMPFGLGLGILFLSLYDGRSANRFSLLTGQIVSVQSGQLGWLIAIGAFVLIALLLIWRPLRFDSLDPQSAAARGVPTVAVSLGFMLLLGLIVAVAVHIIGALLVMALLVTPAAAAVRVATGPLAVPLLAALFGVVSAVGGILLAVAGTLPVSPYITTISFAIYLVCRIVGSRRGRVLRTQPMPRTAE, encoded by the coding sequence ATGAGCTGGGCGGACGTCTGGGACGCGATGTTCGGCGGACTGCCGGTGTACGGCGACATCCTCGCGCTCGTGCAGAACTCGGTCTGGGCCGGTGCCGTGCTGGGGCTGGTCGGCGGGCTCATCGGCGTCTTCGTGCTGCAGCGCGACATGGCGTTCGCCGTCCACGGCATCAGCGAGCTGTCGTTCGCGGGCGCCGCGGCGGCGCTGCTGATCGGCGTCGACGTCGTCACCGGGTCGATCGTGGGCTCGCTCATCGCCGCGGCGCTCATCGGATGGCTCGGCTCGCGAGCGCGCGACCGCAACTCGATCATCGGCGTGCTCATGCCGTTCGGGTTGGGGCTCGGCATCCTGTTCCTGTCGCTCTACGACGGCCGCAGCGCCAACCGGTTCAGCCTGCTGACCGGGCAGATCGTGTCGGTGCAGTCCGGCCAGCTCGGCTGGCTCATCGCGATCGGGGCATTCGTGCTGATCGCGCTGCTGCTGATCTGGCGGCCGCTGCGGTTCGACTCGCTCGACCCGCAGTCGGCGGCGGCACGCGGCGTGCCGACGGTCGCCGTCTCGCTGGGCTTCATGCTGCTGCTCGGACTCATCGTCGCCGTCGCCGTCCACATCATCGGCGCGCTGCTCGTGATGGCGCTGCTGGTCACGCCCGCCGCCGCGGCGGTGCGGGTCGCCACCGGACCGCTCGCGGTGCCGCTGCTGGCCGCGCTGTTCGGCGTCGTGTCGGCCGTCGGCGGCATCCTGCTGGCCGTCGCCGGCACACTGCCCGTGAGCCCCTACATCACGACGATCTCGTTCGCGATCTACCTGGTCTGCCGCATCGTCGGATCGCGTCGCGGCCGCGTGCTGCGCACCCAGCCGATGCCGAGGACGGCCGAGTAG
- a CDS encoding HNH endonuclease signature motif containing protein — protein sequence MHSNGEVGSDSGSGSDADVAALAELVADAAGVTDAARAVQIREVRVLAAAGRLAEQQTAGADERVKAREMALRSIAAELAGVFVTTDRTLQRRIDEARDLVEHYPATMDAWEAGRITRGHVRVIQDAGCVVPIEVLGEFERAAIERCEGETPNRVRDALVHLAERLHPRSFSERHEAAAAGRCVRVQPGADGMSDLIATLPTVIAEGVVDRLTRQAREIIDARPQADSAGNDDGAASGTVEGATSDATAAGAARAGGLSFAGDTRTMDQVRADVFADLLLAGTPAVDPTATGDGDGTLGAIRAKVQVVVSALTLTGEDDGPADLVGRSPIDAATARELAGDNTVWDRLLTHPVTGTVLECDAYQPTAAMRRLLRARDRHCRFPGCRQPAIRCEIDHTHAASGGGPTHVCNLAQLCKRHHDVKHHTRWRVRQLAGGLLVWTSPTGRVYREDAPPPLVAFAPAIDPPPRTSPPLGDAPPF from the coding sequence ATGCATTCGAATGGCGAGGTCGGTAGCGACAGCGGGAGCGGGAGCGACGCGGATGTCGCCGCACTCGCGGAACTCGTCGCCGACGCCGCCGGTGTCACGGATGCCGCACGCGCGGTGCAGATCCGCGAGGTGCGGGTGCTCGCCGCGGCGGGACGGCTGGCCGAGCAGCAGACGGCCGGGGCCGACGAGAGGGTCAAGGCCCGCGAGATGGCACTGCGAAGCATCGCAGCGGAACTCGCGGGAGTGTTCGTCACCACGGACCGGACGCTGCAACGACGGATCGACGAAGCGCGAGACCTCGTCGAGCACTACCCCGCGACGATGGACGCCTGGGAAGCGGGTCGCATCACCCGGGGGCATGTGCGGGTGATCCAAGACGCCGGGTGTGTCGTGCCGATCGAGGTGCTCGGCGAGTTCGAGCGGGCCGCGATCGAGCGGTGCGAGGGCGAGACGCCGAACCGGGTGCGAGACGCGCTGGTGCACCTCGCGGAGAGATTGCATCCACGGTCATTCAGCGAGCGGCACGAGGCTGCTGCGGCCGGGCGATGCGTGCGCGTGCAGCCGGGGGCGGACGGGATGTCGGACCTGATCGCGACGCTGCCGACCGTGATCGCCGAAGGGGTCGTCGACCGGTTGACGCGACAGGCACGGGAGATCATCGACGCCCGCCCGCAGGCCGATTCGGCCGGGAATGACGACGGGGCGGCGTCGGGCACGGTCGAAGGGGCGACGAGTGACGCAACTGCGGCGGGAGCAGCGAGGGCGGGCGGTTTGTCGTTCGCTGGCGACACCCGCACGATGGACCAAGTCCGCGCCGACGTGTTCGCCGACCTGCTGCTCGCGGGAACGCCCGCGGTCGACCCCACGGCGACCGGCGACGGAGACGGGACGCTCGGCGCAATCCGCGCCAAAGTGCAGGTCGTCGTCTCCGCCCTCACCCTGACCGGTGAAGACGACGGGCCGGCCGACCTCGTCGGACGCTCCCCCATCGACGCCGCCACCGCCCGCGAACTCGCCGGCGACAACACCGTCTGGGACCGACTCCTCACCCACCCCGTCACCGGAACCGTCCTCGAGTGCGACGCCTATCAACCGACCGCGGCGATGCGGCGCCTCCTGCGAGCACGAGACCGGCACTGCCGATTCCCCGGATGCCGGCAACCCGCCATCCGGTGCGAAATAGACCACACTCATGCGGCATCGGGCGGCGGACCCACCCATGTGTGCAATCTCGCGCAGCTGTGCAAAAGACATCACGACGTCAAACACCACACCCGCTGGCGAGTGAGACAGCTCGCGGGAGGACTGCTCGTGTGGACTTCACCCACCGGGAGGGTCTACCGCGAAGACGCACCACCACCGCTGGTCGCATTCGCGCCGGCGATCGATCCGCCACCGCGGACCTCACCACCGTTGGGTGACGCACCGCCGTTCTGA
- a CDS encoding DeoR/GlpR family DNA-binding transcription regulator, with product MTTEGMSMTDAAPMIPDQRRATIIQHLHRERVLSFRQLSDLLGVSQMTVRRDVAALEEQGLAHSTTGGVKLAPRLLSEPPRAEKAATDVAEKSAIARSAAGLVRDTMTVYLDAGTTVQAMRPHLDHVVDLTVVSNDLATVQAFIDHPSVDLICVGGRVDKTNLSTIGRLTRLSLAELSLDLAFISSSSWDLSHGVTTPVEAKIEAKRAAVESAERSVLMADSSKYGRFAKYRALRLDEVGTVITDAGLPDAAAADLGAAGVDVVRAPR from the coding sequence ATGACGACGGAAGGGATGTCGATGACGGATGCTGCACCGATGATCCCCGACCAGCGGCGAGCGACCATCATCCAGCACCTGCACCGCGAACGCGTGCTGAGCTTCCGTCAGCTCAGTGATCTGCTCGGCGTGAGCCAGATGACGGTGCGGCGGGATGTCGCGGCGCTCGAGGAGCAGGGGCTGGCCCACTCCACGACCGGTGGCGTCAAGCTCGCCCCCCGTCTGCTGTCGGAGCCGCCCCGCGCCGAGAAGGCCGCTACGGATGTCGCCGAGAAGTCCGCGATCGCGCGGAGCGCCGCCGGCCTCGTCCGCGACACCATGACGGTCTACCTCGACGCCGGAACGACCGTCCAGGCGATGCGGCCGCACCTCGACCACGTCGTCGATCTGACGGTCGTCTCGAACGACCTCGCCACCGTCCAGGCGTTCATCGATCATCCGAGCGTCGACCTCATCTGCGTCGGCGGCCGCGTCGACAAGACCAATCTCTCCACGATCGGCAGGCTCACCCGGCTCTCGCTGGCGGAGCTCTCCCTCGATCTCGCGTTCATCTCATCGAGTTCATGGGACCTCAGCCACGGCGTCACGACGCCGGTCGAGGCGAAGATCGAGGCCAAGCGCGCGGCCGTGGAGTCGGCGGAACGGTCGGTGCTGATGGCCGACAGCTCGAAGTACGGCCGTTTCGCCAAGTACCGGGCTCTGCGTCTCGACGAGGTCGGCACCGTCATCACCGACGCCGGACTGCCCGATGCCGCGGCCGCGGACCTGGGTGCGGCCGGCGTGGACGTCGTCCGCGCCCCGCGCTGA
- a CDS encoding DNA-3-methyladenine glycosylase, with translation MPERAAAVTSVPAGFHPTTRAELASLPVDVAPRLLGGLLRVSVDGIAVTARLTEVEAYHGRDTGDRPDPGSHARMGPTARNATMWGEPGHLYVYLSHGIHSCVNVVCGPAGVAGGVLLRAAEIVEGADAAHARRPAARVARDLARGPGRLGDAVGLRYPVHDGIDAVTGAERAGAVARLLLRDDPEVAVATGPRVGVAGVAGTVAFPWRFWIAGDPTVSAFRWGRGAAEAAEAAEAADGAASAGAE, from the coding sequence GTGCCAGAGCGCGCCGCGGCCGTGACCTCCGTCCCGGCCGGGTTCCACCCCACGACGCGCGCGGAGCTGGCGTCGCTGCCGGTCGACGTTGCGCCACGCCTGCTCGGCGGTCTGCTGCGGGTGTCGGTCGACGGGATCGCCGTGACGGCGCGGTTGACGGAGGTCGAGGCGTATCACGGCCGCGACACCGGCGACCGGCCGGATCCGGGGTCGCACGCTCGCATGGGTCCGACGGCGCGCAACGCGACGATGTGGGGCGAGCCGGGGCATCTGTACGTGTACCTCAGTCACGGCATCCACTCGTGCGTGAACGTCGTCTGCGGGCCGGCCGGCGTCGCCGGTGGAGTGCTGCTGCGGGCCGCGGAGATCGTCGAGGGGGCGGATGCTGCCCACGCGCGGCGTCCCGCGGCACGGGTGGCGCGCGACCTGGCGCGGGGACCGGGGCGGCTCGGCGACGCGGTCGGGTTGCGGTATCCGGTGCATGACGGCATCGACGCGGTGACGGGCGCCGAGCGGGCCGGTGCGGTGGCGCGCCTGCTGCTGCGCGACGACCCGGAGGTCGCGGTGGCGACGGGGCCGCGCGTCGGGGTTGCGGGTGTGGCCGGAACGGTGGCGTTCCCGTGGCGCTTCTGGATCGCCGGAGACCCGACCGTGTCGGCGTTCCGCTGGGGCCGCGGCGCCGCGGAGGCCGCCGAGGCCGCCGAGGCCGCCGATGGCGCCGCGAGCGCCGGGGCGGAGTGA
- a CDS encoding TIGR03943 family putative permease subunit, whose translation MLTRLFGVGLAAALAAITVTLAVTGRIGLYINPDSAWFAVGMSVLGLIGAVVSFALPLGAEADHGHDHGDAHAPAGAAHDAAHDGDTGHGHDHADLEAGTPLRFLATASGGILATGLVAVALVTPPATLSAELAMSRDTGAPPLFQGADTVALATTGDTAAFGVGEWASVFATATNPEAFEGNEITLTGFVTPSGGDGFGLTRLVITHCVIDAQPASIPIGGALESVPATGDWVTVTGVIRDRDGALVVEATGVQTIDEPEDPYEY comes from the coding sequence ATGCTCACGCGCCTGTTCGGCGTGGGGCTGGCCGCCGCCCTCGCGGCAATCACCGTGACCCTCGCGGTGACCGGCCGCATCGGCCTGTACATCAACCCCGACTCCGCCTGGTTCGCCGTGGGGATGTCGGTGCTCGGCCTGATCGGAGCCGTCGTGAGCTTCGCGCTGCCTTTGGGCGCCGAGGCCGATCACGGGCACGACCACGGCGATGCGCATGCTCCCGCGGGCGCGGCGCACGATGCCGCCCATGACGGTGACACCGGACACGGGCACGATCACGCGGACCTCGAGGCGGGAACCCCGTTGCGGTTCCTCGCGACGGCGAGCGGTGGCATCCTCGCGACGGGACTCGTCGCGGTCGCGCTGGTCACCCCGCCCGCCACGCTGTCGGCGGAGCTCGCGATGTCGCGCGACACGGGCGCGCCGCCGCTGTTCCAGGGTGCCGACACGGTCGCACTGGCCACGACGGGCGACACCGCCGCGTTCGGTGTCGGCGAGTGGGCGAGCGTGTTCGCGACGGCCACGAACCCCGAGGCGTTCGAGGGCAACGAGATCACGCTCACCGGCTTCGTCACGCCGTCCGGCGGCGACGGCTTCGGACTCACGCGCCTCGTGATCACGCACTGCGTCATCGACGCGCAGCCCGCGAGCATCCCGATCGGCGGCGCCCTCGAGTCCGTGCCGGCGACCGGCGACTGGGTCACGGTCACGGGCGTCATCCGCGACCGCGACGGAGCGCTCGTCGTCGAGGCCACCGGCGTGCAGACCATCGACGAGCCCGAGGACCCGTATGAGTACTGA
- a CDS encoding permease, whose protein sequence is MSVTAPRTARLAPSPATRTVVLLGIGAVVIAALLGVAVLTPGPSLPLRAQDGVTLGLSVLIESLPFVLLGVALSIVVQVWVPPSVIERWMPRRAWARRAVLSLLGMLIPVCECGNLPFARGLMIRGFSVPETMTFLIAAPIVNPIVIITTHQAFGFDDGILVARLVGGYVVANLIGWLYSRHPDPDALLTERFLATCELAAEDPGGRGRRSLAQFVVELRAVMPALVLGSAIAGAVQVLVPRDTLLAIGSNPALSILAMIALAMIVSICSNVDSFFALSFASTFTPGSIVAFLLVGPLVDVKMLALMRTTLRSRVLVGLVVIVVLFAIALGGVVNLLA, encoded by the coding sequence ATGAGCGTGACGGCTCCTAGAACCGCACGGCTCGCACCCTCGCCGGCGACGCGCACCGTCGTCCTGCTGGGGATCGGTGCGGTCGTCATCGCCGCGCTGCTGGGTGTCGCCGTCCTGACTCCCGGGCCCTCGCTGCCGCTGCGCGCGCAGGACGGCGTCACGCTCGGGCTGAGCGTGCTCATCGAGTCTCTGCCCTTCGTGCTGCTGGGCGTCGCGCTCTCGATCGTCGTGCAGGTGTGGGTGCCGCCGAGCGTCATCGAGCGGTGGATGCCGCGGCGCGCATGGGCTCGCCGGGCGGTGCTGTCGCTGCTGGGCATGCTGATCCCGGTGTGCGAGTGCGGCAACCTGCCCTTCGCCCGCGGCTTGATGATCCGCGGATTCTCGGTGCCCGAGACGATGACGTTCCTCATCGCCGCCCCCATCGTGAACCCCATCGTGATCATCACGACGCATCAGGCGTTCGGGTTCGACGACGGCATCCTCGTCGCCCGTCTCGTCGGCGGCTACGTCGTGGCCAACCTCATCGGGTGGCTGTACTCGCGGCATCCCGACCCGGACGCTCTGCTCACCGAGCGCTTCCTCGCGACGTGCGAGCTCGCGGCCGAAGACCCGGGTGGACGGGGGCGGCGCAGCCTGGCGCAGTTCGTCGTCGAGCTGCGGGCGGTCATGCCGGCGCTGGTGCTCGGCTCGGCCATCGCCGGAGCGGTGCAGGTGCTCGTGCCGCGTGACACGCTGCTGGCGATCGGGTCGAACCCGGCGCTGTCGATCCTCGCGATGATCGCGCTGGCGATGATCGTGTCGATCTGCTCGAACGTCGACTCGTTCTTCGCGCTGTCGTTCGCATCGACCTTCACCCCCGGGTCGATCGTGGCGTTCCTGCTGGTCGGGCCGCTCGTCGACGTGAAGATGCTCGCGCTCATGCGCACGACGCTGCGCTCGCGCGTGCTGGTGGGGCTGGTCGTCATCGTCGTGCTGTTCGCCATCGCGCTCGGTGGGGTGGTGAACCTCCTTGCCTAA
- the otnK gene encoding 3-oxo-tetronate kinase codes for MYIGAVADDFTGATDLATTLRARGMRAVVVIEDRPVDPARLADADAVVVALKTRTAPVATAIAASLRAVDRLVDAGAERVYVKYCSTFDSTDEGNIGPVLDAVLARLEADRTVVVPSFPANGRTVREGLLYVGDDLLEDSSMRHHPLTPMTKSRVRDILAPQTSAAITEIPLHVVHEGVGALRTAIDDAQPGYVIIDAVTDEDLAVIAAASSHLRVLSGGAALAAGIDAPVGAATGALAPVGPGRLVVCGSASRKTRAQLADAAAGGAAMRRIDLDRAVDHPQDEAAAVAAWVRGLPTDAVPVVYSVAELTDVRAGSADVSSAVEDVLASVVSQLVASNDVHRIIVAGGETSGAVVQRLGISMLEIGPQLAPGVCWSTASTGDGHRVALALKSGNFGADDLFTTAWEVLA; via the coding sequence TCGACTCGCGGACGCCGACGCGGTCGTCGTCGCTCTCAAAACCCGCACCGCGCCCGTCGCGACCGCGATCGCCGCATCGCTGCGGGCCGTGGACCGCCTCGTGGACGCCGGAGCCGAACGCGTCTACGTGAAGTACTGCTCGACGTTCGACTCGACCGACGAGGGCAACATCGGTCCGGTCCTCGACGCCGTGCTGGCGCGGCTGGAAGCGGACCGCACCGTCGTCGTCCCGTCGTTCCCCGCGAATGGTCGGACGGTCCGCGAGGGGCTGCTCTACGTCGGCGACGACCTCCTCGAGGACTCGTCCATGCGGCACCACCCATTGACGCCCATGACCAAGTCGCGGGTGCGCGACATCCTGGCGCCGCAGACCAGCGCGGCGATCACCGAGATCCCGCTGCACGTGGTTCACGAGGGGGTCGGGGCGCTTCGGACCGCCATCGACGACGCCCAGCCCGGCTACGTGATCATCGACGCCGTCACGGACGAGGACCTCGCGGTGATCGCCGCCGCCTCCTCGCACCTGCGCGTCCTCTCGGGCGGGGCGGCGCTGGCCGCCGGCATCGACGCTCCCGTCGGAGCCGCGACAGGCGCCCTCGCCCCGGTCGGCCCGGGTCGCCTCGTCGTGTGCGGCTCGGCCTCACGCAAGACGCGAGCGCAGCTGGCTGACGCCGCGGCGGGCGGTGCGGCGATGCGCCGGATCGACCTGGACCGCGCCGTCGATCACCCGCAGGACGAAGCGGCCGCCGTCGCCGCCTGGGTGCGCGGACTGCCGACGGATGCCGTCCCGGTCGTGTACTCGGTCGCGGAGCTTACCGACGTGCGGGCCGGCTCCGCCGACGTGTCGTCCGCCGTCGAGGACGTGCTCGCCTCGGTCGTGTCGCAGCTCGTCGCGAGCAACGACGTGCACCGCATCATCGTGGCGGGAGGCGAGACGAGCGGAGCGGTCGTGCAGCGCCTGGGCATCTCAATGCTCGAGATCGGGCCCCAGCTGGCGCCGGGGGTCTGCTGGAGCACCGCTTCGACGGGCGATGGGCACCGCGTCGCGCTGGCGCTCAAGAGCGGCAACTTCGGCGCGGACGATCTCTTCACGACGGCATGGGAGGTTCTCGCATGA
- a CDS encoding Fur family transcriptional regulator — translation MAQRNTWQRERVRTALSDARGFVSAQDLHASLRDDNTGIGLATVYRALATLAASGEADQLQSPDGEAIYRACSSEGHHHHLICRSCGLTVEIQASDVEEWAHRTAAANGFTRAEHVVDIFGLCAACSALRRDDERDGS, via the coding sequence ATGGCCCAGCGGAACACATGGCAGCGCGAGCGCGTGCGCACGGCGCTGTCGGATGCGCGCGGTTTCGTCTCGGCTCAAGACCTGCACGCGTCGCTGCGCGACGACAACACCGGCATCGGGTTGGCCACCGTCTACCGTGCGCTGGCGACGCTCGCCGCCTCGGGTGAGGCCGACCAGCTGCAGAGCCCCGACGGCGAGGCCATCTACCGGGCCTGCTCGAGCGAAGGGCATCACCACCACCTGATCTGCCGTTCGTGCGGCCTCACCGTCGAGATCCAGGCGTCCGACGTCGAGGAGTGGGCGCACCGCACGGCCGCCGCCAACGGGTTCACCCGCGCAGAGCACGTCGTCGACATCTTCGGCCTCTGCGCCGCGTGCTCGGCACTGCGGCGCGACGATGAGCGTGACGGCTCCTAG
- a CDS encoding class II aldolase/adducin family protein, whose amino-acid sequence MNAADALIQAGRALVEAGLSPGSSGNVSIRTGDRVLMSGTGTRLGALEPTDLAELSLDGTHVGGARPSKEVSLHLALYAKNPTHTAVVHVHSPSAVALSCLEPWSEHSAVPPLTPYALMRVGQVPLLDFVPPGDPAMGELITGSRHPFRAALLANHGAVVSGEDAPTAVDSTIELEEACRIALMTLGAPRRLIAADQVAAITQRWNMPWTDDAHQ is encoded by the coding sequence ATGAACGCCGCCGACGCACTGATCCAGGCGGGCCGTGCCCTCGTCGAGGCCGGCCTCAGTCCCGGAAGCTCGGGCAACGTCAGCATCCGCACGGGCGACCGCGTGCTCATGTCGGGCACCGGCACCCGGCTGGGCGCGCTCGAGCCGACCGACCTCGCCGAGCTCTCGCTCGACGGCACGCACGTCGGCGGCGCCCGTCCGTCGAAGGAGGTGTCGCTGCACCTCGCGCTGTACGCGAAGAACCCGACGCACACCGCCGTCGTGCACGTGCACTCCCCCTCGGCGGTCGCGCTGTCGTGCCTCGAACCGTGGTCCGAGCACAGCGCCGTCCCGCCCCTGACCCCGTACGCGCTGATGCGCGTCGGCCAGGTGCCCCTGCTCGACTTCGTGCCTCCGGGCGACCCCGCCATGGGCGAGCTCATCACCGGCAGCCGGCATCCGTTCCGCGCGGCACTGCTGGCCAATCACGGCGCCGTCGTGAGCGGCGAGGACGCCCCGACCGCGGTCGACAGTACGATCGAGCTGGAGGAGGCGTGCCGCATCGCCCTGATGACCCTGGGAGCGCCCCGACGCCTCATCGCCGCGGACCAGGTGGCGGCCATCACGCAGCGCTGGAACATGCCCTGGACCGACGACGCGCATCAGTAG
- the rpmB gene encoding 50S ribosomal protein L28 yields the protein MAAVCQVTGAVPGFGHNISHSHRRTKRRFDPNVQKKTYYVPSLGRKITLNVSAKGIKVIDARGIESVVKDLIAKGVKL from the coding sequence ATGGCAGCAGTGTGCCAGGTGACCGGAGCGGTTCCCGGCTTCGGTCACAACATCTCGCACTCGCACCGCCGGACGAAGCGCCGCTTCGACCCGAACGTGCAGAAGAAGACCTACTACGTTCCTTCGCTTGGTCGCAAGATCACGCTGAACGTCTCGGCTAAGGGCATCAAGGTCATCGACGCCCGCGGCATCGAGTCGGTCGTGAAGGACCTCATCGCGAAGGGTGTGAAGCTCTAA
- a CDS encoding DUF1990 family protein produces MSLPHRDEWNARPGGFRRFEKTVPVGSGDAVWQRARADLLAWRVKTRSGFRVVPDLPAAEGGRHWLEVGWGPLTLREPVEVVAFADERDRVGYVYLALPGHPLEGEEAFLLTRHGDDVRFTLRSLSRPAPTPIWRLAYPAVRIVQVIVRTRYLSALRREDRIPGR; encoded by the coding sequence ATGAGCCTTCCGCATCGCGACGAGTGGAACGCCCGGCCGGGCGGCTTCCGCCGGTTCGAGAAGACCGTTCCCGTGGGCTCGGGCGACGCCGTCTGGCAGCGGGCGCGCGCCGATCTGCTGGCCTGGCGGGTCAAGACGCGCAGCGGGTTCCGCGTGGTGCCGGACCTGCCGGCGGCCGAGGGCGGACGGCACTGGCTCGAGGTCGGGTGGGGCCCGCTCACGCTCCGCGAGCCGGTCGAGGTCGTCGCGTTCGCGGATGAGCGCGACCGGGTGGGCTACGTCTACCTGGCACTCCCCGGCCACCCGCTCGAGGGCGAGGAAGCGTTCCTTCTCACGCGACACGGCGACGACGTTCGCTTCACGCTGCGCTCACTGTCCCGGCCGGCGCCGACACCGATCTGGCGGCTCGCCTACCCGGCCGTCCGCATCGTGCAGGTGATCGTGCGGACGCGCTACCTCAGCGCCCTTCGGCGCGAGGATCGGATTCCCGGTCGGTGA
- the rpmG gene encoding 50S ribosomal protein L33, with translation MAKKAQDVRPIIKLRSTAGTGYTYVTRKNRRNNPDRIVLKKYDPVIRKHVEFREER, from the coding sequence ATGGCGAAGAAGGCTCAGGACGTCCGTCCGATCATCAAGCTCCGTTCGACCGCCGGTACGGGGTACACCTACGTGACGCGCAAGAACCGTCGCAACAACCCCGACCGCATCGTGCTCAAGAAGTACGACCCGGTGATCCGCAAGCACGTCGAATTCCGAGAGGAGCGCTGA
- the rpsN gene encoding 30S ribosomal protein S14: MAKKSKIARNNQREEVVARYAEKRAELKKTLVDPNATDEAREAARVGLQKLPRNASPVRIRKRDAIDGRPRGHLSKFGISRVRFRDMAHKGELPGVTKSSW; this comes from the coding sequence ATGGCTAAGAAGAGCAAGATCGCGCGCAACAACCAGCGTGAAGAGGTCGTCGCCCGCTACGCCGAGAAGCGTGCCGAGCTGAAGAAGACGCTCGTCGACCCCAACGCGACCGACGAGGCCCGTGAGGCCGCCCGCGTCGGCCTGCAGAAGCTCCCGCGCAACGCGTCGCCGGTGCGCATCCGCAAGCGTGACGCCATCGACGGTCGCCCCCGCGGCCACCTGTCGAAGTTCGGCATCTCCCGCGTCCGCTTCCGCGACATGGCGCACAAGGGCGAGCTGCCCGGCGTGACCAAGTCGAGCTGGTAA
- a CDS encoding metal ABC transporter ATP-binding protein, translated as MPLSTARRDPLGGYADPVSLLEIRGAALRRSGRELWSGLDLEVAPGELIAVLGPSGSGKTTLLRAILGLEPLSEGSITALGRPVRRRGNRAIGYLPQARPLPRDTALRARDLVALGVDGHRFGLPLPRRRDRDRIDRLISDVGAASFADRPVGVLSGGEQQRLRVGQALADDPKLLLCDEPLTSLDLANQQAVVGLIDEHRRTGAAVLLVTHDINPVLDKVDRILYIANGRFTLGTPAEVLTSPVLTDLYGAPVFVLRAGDRLVVVGAPDADASHHHHDHDHGEHA; from the coding sequence ATGCCTCTATCGACCGCTCGGCGCGATCCGTTAGGCGGGTACGCTGACCCGGTGAGCCTGCTCGAGATCCGTGGTGCCGCCCTGCGCCGTTCCGGACGGGAGCTGTGGAGCGGACTCGACCTCGAGGTGGCGCCCGGTGAGCTGATCGCGGTGCTCGGCCCCAGCGGCTCGGGCAAGACGACGCTGCTGCGCGCGATCCTCGGACTCGAGCCGCTGAGCGAGGGGTCGATCACCGCCCTCGGCCGTCCCGTGCGCCGCCGCGGCAACCGGGCGATCGGATACCTGCCGCAGGCGCGTCCGCTGCCGCGCGACACGGCGCTGCGCGCGCGCGACCTCGTCGCCCTCGGCGTCGACGGGCACCGCTTCGGGCTGCCGTTGCCGCGCCGCCGCGACCGCGACCGCATCGACCGGCTCATCTCCGACGTCGGGGCGGCGTCCTTCGCCGACCGGCCCGTGGGGGTGCTGTCCGGCGGCGAGCAGCAGCGGCTGCGCGTCGGTCAGGCGCTCGCCGACGATCCGAAGCTGCTGCTCTGCGACGAACCGCTGACGAGCCTCGACCTGGCGAACCAGCAGGCGGTCGTCGGGCTCATCGACGAGCACCGCCGCACCGGCGCCGCCGTCCTGCTCGTGACCCATGACATCAACCCCGTGCTCGACAAGGTCGACCGCATCCTCTACATCGCGAACGGCCGCTTCACGCTCGGCACGCCCGCAGAGGTGCTGACGTCGCCCGTCCTCACCGATCTGTACGGAGCGCCGGTGTTCGTGCTGCGCGCGGGCGACCGGCTCGTCGTCGTCGGTGCTCCCGACGCCGATGCGTCGCACCACCACCACGATCACGATCACGGAGAGCACGCATGA